Proteins from a single region of Chitinibacter bivalviorum:
- a CDS encoding class I SAM-dependent DNA methyltransferase: MNSAHYFSQAAQSWDQDPMKLARADAVASAIAQAVPLQTQMAAMEFGCGTGLLSFALAKQLGSILLVDNSSGMLAVLEEKIAAQQIKHMQFAERDLTQEDLPERQFDLIYSMMTFHHIADTAQILSTLTGLLSQPGFLCIADLDAEDGSFHGADFDGHKGFDRDGLRKLAERAGLSNIRFETVFTIHKNKDMGQGEFPVFLMVAEKD, from the coding sequence ATGAATTCAGCACACTATTTTAGCCAAGCAGCGCAATCATGGGATCAAGACCCCATGAAATTAGCACGTGCTGATGCCGTTGCCTCGGCCATTGCTCAAGCCGTACCGCTGCAGACACAGATGGCCGCGATGGAGTTTGGCTGTGGTACAGGCTTGCTCAGCTTTGCGCTAGCAAAGCAATTGGGCTCGATTTTGCTGGTAGATAATTCCAGCGGCATGTTGGCGGTGCTGGAGGAGAAAATTGCAGCCCAGCAGATCAAGCATATGCAATTTGCCGAGCGTGATTTAACACAAGAGGATTTGCCTGAGCGCCAGTTCGACCTCATTTATTCAATGATGACTTTTCACCATATTGCCGATACTGCGCAAATACTCTCGACCTTGACGGGTTTACTGAGCCAACCGGGTTTTTTGTGTATTGCCGATCTTGATGCTGAAGATGGCTCGTTTCACGGTGCTGATTTTGACGGTCATAAAGGTTTTGATCGCGATGGATTACGCAAATTGGCCGAGCGAGCGGGTTTGAGCAATATTCGTTTTGAAACTGTGTTTACCATTCATAAAAATAAAGACATGGGGCAGGGCGAATTTCCGGTGTTCTTAATGGTGGCCGAGAAGGATTGA
- a CDS encoding leucine-rich repeat domain-containing protein, whose protein sequence is MAAHADYPSTKIIYIAMHTLEQLRSGQLAGITRLDLSADLKEFPREIFALADSLEILNLTGNQLDSLPDDLPRLSKLKIIFCSENQFTALPTVLGQCEQLEMVGFKANQIRHVPAESLPTQLRWLILTDNQITQLPAQIGQCARLKKADAGGQFTNRVTQFISAMRPSGTDPHRRESIYCLA, encoded by the coding sequence ATGGCCGCCCACGCAGATTATCCATCCACAAAGATTATCTATATCGCCATGCATACTCTTGAGCAACTTCGTAGTGGCCAATTGGCCGGCATTACCCGACTTGACCTGAGTGCCGATCTCAAAGAATTTCCGCGCGAGATTTTTGCGCTGGCCGATAGCTTAGAAATCCTCAACCTCACCGGCAATCAGCTCGATAGCCTGCCCGATGATTTGCCGCGCCTTTCCAAGCTGAAAATCATTTTCTGCTCGGAAAATCAATTCACTGCATTGCCCACCGTGCTCGGGCAATGCGAACAACTCGAAATGGTCGGCTTCAAAGCCAATCAAATCCGTCATGTGCCCGCCGAATCGCTGCCGACTCAATTGCGCTGGCTGATCCTGACCGACAATCAAATCACACAATTACCCGCGCAAATTGGCCAATGCGCTCGGCTAAAAAAAGCTGATGCTGGCGGGCAATTTACTAACCGAGTTACCCAATTCATTAGCGCAATGCGTCCATCTGGAACTGATCCGCATCGCCGCGAATCAATTTACTGCCTTGCCTGA
- the htpG gene encoding molecular chaperone HtpG, whose amino-acid sequence MSKETLGFQAEVKQLLQLMIHSLYSNKEIFLRELVSNASDACDKLRFEAINNDSLYGNDAELKIRVSFDAAAKTITIADNGIGMSREEVIKNIGTIARSGTKEFFSQLSGDAQKDAHLIGQFGVGFYSAFIIADKVTLTTRRAGETGATQWVSNGDGEFTLEDVAKETRGTEIVLHLKEGEDEFLNDWRLRSIIRKYSDHITLPILMPAQAGYNEDGSIKPAEGEETVNQANALWTRSKSEISEEQYTEFYKHVAHDYEAPLAWSHAKVEGRQEYTELLYVPQRAPFDLYDRERRHGVKLYVRRVFIMEDSEKLLPQYLRFIRGVIDSADLPLNVSREILQHSKDIEQIKSGCVKKVLGMLEGLANSEEAAEQEKYATFWKEFGKVLKEGVGEDFANKERIAGLCRFASTHNDNAEQTVSLKDYLGRMKEGQEQIYFITADSYAAAKNSPHLEVFRKKGIEVLLLSDRVDEWAFSGLTEFEGKKLQSVAKGELDLEQFTDEEEKKQQEAAATELKDVLEQMKSVLGESVKDIRVTHRLTDSPACLVVENQDMSANLERLLKSAGQDVKGSKPILEVNPTHPLVSKLKAESAGDKFGDWTQLLFDQALLAEGGQLEDPASFVKRLNGLMLALQN is encoded by the coding sequence ATGAGTAAAGAAACCCTAGGCTTTCAGGCCGAAGTCAAACAACTGCTGCAGTTGATGATTCACTCTTTGTATTCCAACAAAGAAATCTTCCTGCGCGAGCTGGTCTCCAATGCTTCCGACGCCTGCGACAAGCTGCGTTTCGAGGCGATCAACAACGACAGCCTGTACGGCAATGATGCTGAACTGAAAATCCGCGTGTCGTTTGATGCCGCAGCCAAAACCATCACCATCGCCGATAACGGCATCGGGATGAGCCGCGAAGAAGTCATCAAAAACATCGGTACGATCGCGCGCTCTGGCACCAAAGAATTCTTCAGCCAGCTCTCAGGCGACGCACAAAAAGACGCGCACCTGATTGGCCAATTCGGTGTGGGTTTCTACTCGGCCTTTATCATCGCTGACAAAGTCACCCTCACCACGCGTCGTGCTGGCGAAACCGGCGCAACGCAATGGGTATCGAACGGCGACGGTGAATTCACGCTCGAAGACGTAGCCAAAGAAACACGCGGTACTGAAATAGTCTTGCACCTGAAAGAAGGTGAAGACGAATTCCTCAATGACTGGCGCCTGCGCAGCATCATCCGCAAATATTCCGATCACATCACTTTGCCAATCTTGATGCCAGCGCAAGCCGGTTACAACGAAGACGGCTCGATCAAACCGGCCGAAGGTGAAGAAACCGTCAACCAAGCCAATGCGTTGTGGACGCGCAGCAAATCGGAAATTTCTGAAGAGCAATACACCGAGTTCTACAAACACGTCGCGCACGACTACGAAGCGCCGCTGGCCTGGAGCCACGCCAAAGTCGAAGGCCGCCAGGAATACACCGAGCTCTTGTATGTACCGCAACGTGCGCCGTTCGATTTGTACGACCGTGAGCGTCGTCATGGCGTGAAGCTGTATGTTCGCCGCGTTTTCATCATGGAAGACAGTGAAAAACTGCTGCCGCAATACCTGCGCTTTATCCGCGGCGTGATCGACTCGGCTGATTTGCCACTGAACGTATCGCGCGAAATCTTGCAGCACAGCAAAGACATCGAGCAGATCAAATCAGGCTGCGTGAAAAAAGTCCTCGGCATGCTCGAAGGCTTGGCCAATTCGGAAGAAGCGGCTGAACAAGAGAAATACGCTACGTTCTGGAAGGAATTCGGCAAAGTGCTCAAAGAAGGCGTCGGTGAAGACTTCGCCAACAAAGAGCGCATTGCGGGCCTATGCCGTTTTGCTAGCACTCACAACGACAACGCCGAGCAAACCGTATCGTTGAAAGACTATCTGGGCCGCATGAAAGAAGGCCAAGAGCAGATCTACTTCATCACCGCGGATTCATATGCCGCAGCCAAAAACAGCCCGCACCTCGAAGTGTTCCGCAAAAAAGGCATCGAAGTACTGCTGCTGAGCGATCGCGTCGACGAATGGGCGTTTAGCGGTTTGACCGAATTTGAAGGTAAAAAACTGCAATCAGTTGCCAAAGGCGAACTCGATCTGGAGCAATTTACCGACGAAGAAGAGAAAAAGCAGCAAGAAGCCGCTGCGACCGAACTCAAAGACGTATTGGAGCAAATGAAATCTGTGCTGGGCGAATCAGTCAAAGACATTCGCGTCACGCACCGCCTGACCGACAGCCCGGCTTGCTTGGTCGTCGAAAACCAAGACATGAGCGCCAATCTGGAGCGTCTGCTCAAATCTGCGGGTCAAGACGTCAAAGGCAGCAAACCGATCTTGGAAGTGAACCCAACGCATCCGCTGGTGAGCAAGCTCAAAGCGGAATCAGCGGGTGACAAGTTTGGTGACTGGACGCAATTGCTGTTCGACCAAGCTTTGCTCGCAGAAGGCGGCCAATTGGAAGACCCTGCTTCATTTGTAAAACGCCTCAATGGCTTGATGTTGGCGTTGCAGAACTAA
- a CDS encoding protein kinase domain-containing protein: MLAGNLLTELPNSLAQCVHLELIRIAANQFTALPEVVLQLPKLAWLAYAGNPFCDALESASRAQYPIRDIDWTTLTLGRKLGEGASGVIYQADWHDGEQIVPVAVKLFKAAVTSDGVPHSEMAACIAAGQHANLIAVHGRICHHPEAALGLVLDLIDDQHTILVGPPSLASCTRDIYPDHVRLSREQADNIYQGIASAINQLHAHGLIHGDVYGHNILKNEAGHAILGDFGAASFVDLRNTAQADALLEIELRALAHLKDELKQRVLLQQK; this comes from the coding sequence ATGCTGGCGGGCAATTTACTAACCGAGTTACCCAATTCATTAGCGCAATGCGTCCATCTGGAACTGATCCGCATCGCCGCGAATCAATTTACTGCCTTGCCTGAGGTCGTACTGCAATTACCCAAACTCGCGTGGCTGGCCTACGCGGGCAATCCATTTTGCGACGCGTTGGAAAGCGCCAGCCGCGCCCAATATCCGATCCGCGACATCGATTGGACGACGCTCACCTTGGGGCGCAAGCTCGGCGAAGGGGCTTCGGGCGTGATTTATCAAGCGGATTGGCATGATGGCGAGCAAATCGTGCCCGTCGCGGTGAAATTATTCAAAGCCGCCGTCACCAGCGATGGCGTACCGCACAGCGAAATGGCGGCCTGCATTGCCGCGGGCCAGCACGCGAACTTAATCGCTGTACATGGTCGGATTTGTCATCACCCAGAGGCTGCGCTGGGTTTGGTGCTTGATTTGATTGATGATCAGCACACCATCCTCGTCGGCCCGCCGAGCTTGGCCTCGTGTACGCGAGATATTTATCCTGATCATGTTCGCTTGAGCCGCGAGCAGGCAGACAATATCTATCAGGGTATTGCCTCAGCGATCAATCAACTCCATGCACATGGACTGATACATGGTGATGTATATGGGCATAATATTCTGAAAAACGAAGCAGGCCACGCCATCCTCGGCGATTTTGGCGCTGCGTCTTTTGTTGATTTGCGAAACACGGCGCAAGCCGATGCGCTACTTGAAATCGAGCTTCGTGCCTTGGCTCATTTGAAGGATGAGTTGAAACAGCGTGTGTTATTACAGCAAAAATGA
- a CDS encoding ATP-binding response regulator yields the protein MTPALRTGRVLIVDDEPFNLEILSEHLHDAGYETATATDGEDAWEVLQADRKGFDTILLDRMMPRMDGMQVLAKLKQHPDFQHIPVIMQTAVGAAENVQEGLAAGAYYYLIKPFQREMLLAIVAAAVGFHQERGQLEREISEHADSYKLLLNGQFKFRTLDDARQQTLLLSRACPDPQRVALGLSELLVNAVEHGNLGISYSEKTRLLQTGRWLDEVEMRLNDSQYKNRSVLVHFASVEDEVQIRIVDEGAGFDWQPFLEFSPERAFDPHGRGISMARMMSFDSVEYQGRGNEVLVRIRKS from the coding sequence ATGACACCTGCATTAAGAACTGGCCGTGTGCTGATTGTTGATGATGAGCCGTTCAATTTAGAAATCCTCTCCGAGCATTTGCACGACGCAGGTTATGAAACTGCGACCGCCACCGATGGTGAAGACGCTTGGGAAGTTTTGCAGGCTGATCGCAAAGGTTTTGATACCATTTTGCTCGATCGCATGATGCCACGCATGGATGGCATGCAAGTATTGGCCAAGCTCAAGCAACACCCTGATTTCCAGCATATTCCCGTGATTATGCAAACTGCGGTTGGCGCGGCGGAAAATGTGCAGGAAGGCTTGGCCGCGGGCGCTTACTACTATTTGATTAAGCCATTTCAGCGCGAAATGTTGCTGGCGATTGTCGCTGCGGCGGTTGGTTTTCACCAAGAACGTGGCCAGCTTGAGCGTGAGATTTCCGAGCATGCGGATTCGTATAAATTACTGCTCAATGGGCAATTTAAATTCCGCACGCTCGATGATGCGCGCCAGCAGACTCTCTTGCTATCACGCGCTTGCCCAGACCCACAACGCGTGGCGCTCGGTTTGTCGGAATTGCTGGTCAATGCCGTCGAGCATGGTAATTTGGGCATTAGCTACAGCGAAAAAACCCGTTTACTGCAAACCGGACGCTGGCTCGATGAAGTCGAAATGCGCTTGAACGACTCTCAATACAAAAACCGCAGCGTGCTGGTTCATTTTGCCAGCGTCGAGGATGAAGTCCAGATTCGGATTGTCGATGAAGGTGCTGGGTTTGACTGGCAACCATTCCTCGAGTTTTCACCCGAGCGCGCGTTCGACCCGCACGGCCGCGGTATTTCGATGGCGCGGATGATGTCATTCGATAGCGTCGAATATCAGGGTAGGGGTAATGAGGTGCTGGTGCGGATTCGAAAATCTTAA
- a CDS encoding ParA family protein — translation MLRRVVFNQKGGVGKSTITVNLAAVAAAQGKRVLVVDLDPQGNSSHYLLGASAGDVKPTLADFFDQVLNFSLYAKGAAEFVHATPFPNLFLMASHPAIAEQQVKLESRYKIYKLRETLDELTGQFDEVYIDTPPALNFFTLSALIAATGCLIPFDCDTFSRDALLGLIARVEEIRQDHNGALKIEGIVVNQYQPRASLPQRLVQELEAQHLPVLKTRLSSSVKVRESHDKAAPLIALDAKHKLALEFTALYGELSGQHKAAYIADKLGSLGRSQ, via the coding sequence ATGTTGCGACGTGTGGTGTTCAACCAAAAAGGCGGGGTGGGTAAATCCACCATTACGGTCAATCTGGCTGCGGTAGCTGCGGCACAAGGCAAGCGGGTATTGGTCGTTGATCTAGATCCACAGGGCAATTCAAGCCATTACCTACTGGGGGCATCGGCGGGTGATGTGAAGCCAACGCTGGCTGACTTTTTTGATCAGGTGCTCAATTTCTCGCTGTATGCCAAAGGGGCTGCCGAGTTTGTGCACGCGACGCCTTTTCCCAATTTATTCTTGATGGCATCCCACCCGGCGATTGCCGAGCAGCAAGTTAAGCTTGAATCACGCTACAAAATCTACAAATTGCGCGAAACGCTCGACGAGCTGACCGGCCAATTTGACGAGGTGTATATCGATACGCCACCCGCGCTTAATTTCTTTACGCTGTCGGCTTTGATCGCTGCCACTGGCTGCCTGATTCCATTCGATTGCGATACCTTCTCGCGCGATGCGCTGCTGGGGCTGATTGCCCGGGTCGAGGAAATTCGCCAAGACCACAATGGCGCACTCAAAATCGAAGGCATCGTGGTCAATCAATACCAGCCGCGCGCCAGCTTGCCGCAGCGTCTGGTGCAGGAATTGGAAGCGCAGCATTTACCGGTACTCAAAACGCGCCTGTCTAGCTCGGTCAAAGTGCGTGAATCGCATGATAAAGCAGCGCCCTTGATTGCGCTCGATGCGAAACATAAACTGGCTTTAGAATTTACTGCACTCTACGGCGAATTGTCTGGACAGCATAAAGCCGCGTATATTGCTGACAAATTGGGAAGTCTAGGAAGATCGCAATGA
- the thrC gene encoding threonine synthase: protein MKYISTRGGVAAQQFSDILLGGLMADGGLSIPESYPQFSQDELLALSKLNYRDLAFAVISRFVDDIPAADLKALIDKTYTAAVYCNGRNAADADQITPIIKLDDTLVIQELSNGPTLAFKDMAMQLLGNLFEYVLAAKGQQVNILGATSGDTGSAAEYAMRGKKGVNVFMLSPFGKMSPFQRAQMFSLQDENIFNLSVHGFFDACQDIVKDVNKDAEFKAKYKIGAVNSINWGRIVAQVVYYFKGYFAAVDSAGKNVGDVVDFCVPSGNFGNICAGHIARQMGLPIGQLVVATNENDVLDEFFKTGGYHPRGLDRTYETSSPSMDITKASNLERFVFDLVGRDASKLAAMWKSVETGGGFEISPAEFAQMRDEYGFKSEASTHADRVAHIREVFEKFGVQIDPHTADGYKAAKAHRRDNVVMVIMETALPAKFETTMQEALNQPPARPAGLVGLEDLPQRFDAIDADAEKVKAYLAERIKL, encoded by the coding sequence ATGAAATACATTTCTACCCGTGGTGGCGTTGCCGCCCAACAATTTAGCGATATCCTGCTTGGCGGTTTGATGGCCGATGGCGGTTTGTCGATTCCGGAAAGCTATCCACAGTTCTCACAAGATGAACTGCTAGCGCTGTCGAAACTAAACTACCGCGATCTGGCGTTTGCCGTGATCAGCCGTTTTGTGGACGATATTCCAGCGGCGGATTTAAAAGCGCTAATCGACAAAACTTACACCGCTGCTGTGTACTGCAACGGCCGCAACGCCGCTGATGCCGACCAAATCACGCCGATCATCAAGCTCGACGACACCTTAGTGATCCAAGAATTGTCGAACGGCCCTACGCTGGCGTTTAAAGACATGGCGATGCAATTGCTCGGCAATTTGTTCGAGTACGTGTTGGCTGCCAAGGGTCAGCAAGTGAATATCTTGGGCGCGACCTCGGGCGACACCGGCTCGGCGGCTGAATACGCGATGCGCGGCAAAAAGGGCGTGAATGTGTTTATGCTCTCGCCGTTCGGCAAAATGAGTCCATTCCAGCGCGCACAGATGTTTAGCCTGCAAGACGAAAACATTTTCAATTTGTCAGTGCATGGCTTTTTCGACGCCTGCCAAGACATCGTCAAAGACGTCAATAAAGACGCTGAATTTAAAGCCAAATACAAAATCGGCGCGGTGAACTCGATCAACTGGGGCCGCATCGTTGCGCAGGTTGTTTACTATTTCAAAGGCTATTTCGCCGCAGTTGATTCTGCGGGGAAGAACGTCGGCGACGTGGTTGATTTTTGCGTGCCATCGGGCAACTTCGGTAATATCTGCGCCGGCCATATCGCGCGTCAGATGGGCTTGCCGATTGGCCAATTGGTCGTAGCGACCAATGAAAACGACGTACTCGACGAATTCTTCAAAACCGGCGGCTACCACCCGCGCGGTTTGGATCGCACTTACGAGACCTCTAGCCCGTCGATGGACATCACAAAAGCATCCAACCTGGAGCGCTTTGTGTTTGACTTGGTTGGTCGCGACGCGAGCAAACTAGCGGCGATGTGGAAATCGGTGGAAACCGGCGGCGGCTTTGAAATCAGCCCAGCCGAGTTTGCGCAAATGCGTGATGAATATGGCTTTAAATCCGAAGCCAGCACGCACGCCGACCGCGTTGCGCACATCCGCGAAGTGTTCGAGAAATTTGGCGTCCAAATCGACCCGCACACCGCTGACGGCTACAAAGCCGCCAAAGCACATCGCCGCGACAACGTCGTGATGGTGATTATGGAAACCGCATTGCCAGCGAAGTTTGAAACCACAATGCAAGAAGCGCTGAACCAACCACCAGCACGCCCAGCAGGCCTGGTCGGCCTGGAAGATTTGCCACAGCGTTTTGATGCAATTGACGCTGACGCAGAGAAAGTGAAGGCGTATCTGGCTGAGCGTATCAAGCTGTAA